Proteins encoded together in one Bacteroides ovatus window:
- a CDS encoding calcium-translocating P-type ATPase, PMCA-type, translating to MSTNKNDYYHLGLTDDEVLQSREKNGINLLTPPKRPSLWKLYLEKFEDPVVRVLLVAAAFSLIISIIENEYAETIGIIAAILLATGIGFFFEYDASKKFDLLNAVNEETLVKVVRNGRVQEIPRKDIVVGDIVILETGEEIPADGELLEAISLQVNESNLTGEPVINKTIVEADFDEEATYASNLVMRGTTVVDGHGTMRVLHVGDATEIGKVARQSTEDNLEPTPLNIQLTKLANLIGKIGFTVAGLAFLIFFVKDVVLYFDFGSLNGWHEWLPVFERTLKYFMMAVTLIVVAVPEGLPMSVTLSLALNMRRMLSTNNLVRKMHACETMGAITVICTDKTGTLTQNLMQVHEPNFYGIKNGSDLSDDDISALIAEGISANSTAFLEESTNGEKPKGVGNPTEVALLLWLNKQGRDYLQLREQAHVLDQLTFSTERKFMATLVESPLIGKKILYIKGAPEIVLGKCKEVVLDGRQVDAVEYRSTVEAQLLSYQNMAMRTLGFAFKIVGENEPNDCTELVSANDLNFLGVVAISDPIRPDVPAAVAKCQSAGIGIKIVTGDTPGTATEIARQIGLWNSETDTERNRITGVAFAELSDEEALDRVMDLKIMSRARPTDKQRLVQLLQQKGAVVAVTGDGTNDAPALNHAQVGLSMGTGTSVAKEASDITLLDDSFNSIGTAVMWGRSLYKNIQRFIVFQLTINFVALLIVLLGSVIGTELPLTVTQMLWVNLIMDTFAALALASIPPSETVMLEKPRRSTDFIISKAMRSNIIGVGSIFLIVLLGMIYYFDHSTQGMNVHNLTIFFTFFVMLQFWNLFNARVFGTTNSAFKGLSKSYGMELIVLAILAGQFLIVQFGGAVFRTEPLDWQTWLLIIGVSSTVLWVGELVRLVQRIIHKKDRNEK from the coding sequence ATGAGTACAAATAAAAATGACTATTATCATTTAGGACTTACTGATGACGAAGTCCTACAAAGCAGGGAGAAAAATGGTATTAACCTGTTAACGCCCCCCAAGCGTCCTTCTCTCTGGAAACTTTATCTGGAAAAATTTGAAGACCCGGTTGTCCGTGTATTATTAGTAGCAGCCGCTTTCTCATTAATTATCTCCATCATCGAAAACGAATATGCCGAAACAATCGGAATCATAGCCGCTATCTTATTGGCTACCGGAATTGGTTTCTTCTTCGAATATGATGCCAGTAAGAAGTTCGATCTGCTGAATGCAGTCAATGAAGAAACCCTGGTAAAAGTGGTCCGAAACGGACGCGTACAGGAAATCCCTCGTAAAGACATAGTGGTAGGTGATATCGTCATTCTGGAAACAGGTGAAGAAATTCCCGCTGATGGAGAGTTGCTGGAAGCTATTTCTCTGCAAGTGAACGAATCCAATCTGACCGGAGAACCTGTTATTAATAAAACTATTGTAGAAGCTGATTTTGATGAAGAAGCGACTTATGCCTCCAATCTGGTGATGCGTGGCACTACAGTGGTGGATGGACATGGTACCATGCGCGTGCTGCATGTGGGAGATGCTACTGAAATCGGAAAAGTAGCCCGGCAGAGTACAGAGGATAACCTCGAACCCACCCCGCTGAACATACAGCTCACCAAACTCGCAAATCTAATCGGAAAGATAGGTTTCACCGTTGCCGGTCTGGCTTTCCTTATTTTCTTCGTGAAGGATGTAGTGCTATATTTTGATTTCGGTTCGCTGAACGGATGGCATGAGTGGCTTCCGGTTTTCGAACGGACACTGAAATATTTTATGATGGCAGTTACGCTGATTGTAGTAGCTGTACCTGAAGGATTGCCAATGAGTGTTACGCTTAGTCTGGCATTGAACATGCGTCGTATGCTTTCTACCAACAATCTGGTGCGGAAAATGCATGCTTGCGAAACAATGGGAGCCATCACCGTGATTTGTACGGATAAAACCGGTACACTGACTCAAAATCTGATGCAAGTGCACGAACCCAATTTCTATGGTATAAAAAATGGCAGTGACTTGTCTGATGACGATATTAGCGCACTTATCGCAGAAGGAATCAGCGCCAATTCAACAGCTTTTCTTGAAGAATCAACCAATGGAGAAAAACCCAAAGGCGTAGGAAATCCAACCGAAGTGGCTTTATTGCTCTGGCTTAACAAACAGGGAAGAGATTACCTGCAACTCCGCGAACAAGCTCATGTTCTCGATCAACTCACCTTCTCTACCGAACGGAAATTCATGGCGACTCTTGTTGAATCCCCATTGATCGGAAAAAAAATACTTTATATAAAAGGAGCTCCTGAAATTGTTTTGGGTAAGTGTAAAGAAGTTGTTCTGGATGGACGGCAAGTGGATGCGGTAGAGTATCGTTCTACAGTGGAAGCACAACTGTTGAGCTATCAGAATATGGCTATGCGTACACTTGGATTTGCATTCAAGATTGTCGGAGAAAATGAGCCGAACGATTGCACAGAACTTGTTTCAGCCAACGACCTCAATTTCTTGGGAGTGGTTGCCATCTCCGACCCGATTCGTCCGGATGTACCTGCTGCGGTTGCGAAATGCCAGTCTGCAGGTATCGGTATCAAGATCGTGACCGGTGACACTCCGGGAACTGCCACGGAAATCGCACGCCAGATAGGTCTTTGGAACTCTGAAACTGATACGGAACGAAATCGAATCACCGGTGTTGCATTTGCCGAATTGAGCGATGAAGAAGCACTAGACAGAGTGATGGACTTAAAAATCATGTCTCGCGCCCGTCCGACAGACAAACAACGTCTGGTACAACTGCTTCAACAAAAAGGAGCAGTGGTAGCGGTAACCGGAGACGGAACGAATGATGCCCCGGCTTTGAATCATGCTCAAGTAGGTTTGTCAATGGGTACAGGTACTTCTGTAGCTAAAGAAGCCAGTGATATTACATTGCTCGATGACTCCTTCAACAGTATCGGAACCGCTGTTATGTGGGGACGTTCACTGTATAAGAATATCCAGCGTTTCATCGTTTTCCAGCTAACGATCAACTTTGTGGCATTGCTTATCGTTCTGCTAGGCTCCGTAATCGGTACGGAACTTCCGCTGACTGTAACACAAATGTTATGGGTGAACCTGATTATGGATACTTTTGCCGCTTTGGCTCTTGCCTCTATTCCACCCAGCGAAACGGTGATGCTTGAGAAACCTCGTCGCAGTACCGATTTTATTATCAGTAAGGCAATGCGGTCTAATATAATAGGTGTGGGCTCTATCTTCCTCATCGTATTGCTCGGAATGATTTATTATTTCGACCACAGTACGCAAGGAATGAATGTACACAACCTGACTATTTTCTTCACCTTCTTTGTCATGCTGCAATTCTGGAATCTGTTCAATGCCCGTGTATTCGGTACTACCAATTCGGCATTCAAGGGACTTTCCAAATCGTATGGGATGGAGCTTATTGTACTGGCTATTCTTGCCGGACAATTCCTCATCGTACAATTCGGTGGAGCCGTATTCCGCACGGAACCGCTCGACTGGCAAACCTGGCTTCTTATTATAGGCGTTTCGTCCACGGTGTTATGGGTTGGAGAACTTGTTCGCCTTGTTCAACGTATTATTCACAAAAAAGACAGAAATGAAAAGTAA
- a CDS encoding HAD family hydrolase, translated as MKSKGIKNLLIDLGGVLINLDRQRCIEHFQKLGLQNVDALLDIQNQDGLLMQQEKGLITPAEFRDGVRKMIGKAVSDKQIDAAWNSFLVDIPTQKLDLLLKLREKYVVYLLSNTNQIHWEWTCAHLFPYRTFKVEDYFEKTYLSFEMKMAKPEPEIFKAIIEDAGIEPKETLFIDDSEMNCKTAQNLGISTYTAKVGEDWSHLFNLK; from the coding sequence ATGAAAAGTAAAGGAATAAAAAACCTTCTTATTGATTTAGGTGGTGTACTTATCAATCTCGACCGCCAACGTTGCATTGAGCACTTTCAGAAGTTAGGGCTCCAAAACGTAGATGCATTGCTGGATATCCAGAACCAGGACGGACTCCTGATGCAACAGGAAAAAGGATTGATTACACCTGCCGAATTCCGTGACGGAGTTCGTAAAATGATAGGCAAAGCAGTTAGCGACAAACAAATAGATGCAGCCTGGAATAGTTTTCTGGTAGATATACCCACACAGAAACTGGATTTATTATTAAAATTACGTGAGAAATATGTCGTCTATTTATTGAGCAATACCAACCAAATTCATTGGGAATGGACATGTGCTCATTTGTTTCCTTACCGCACCTTTAAGGTGGAAGATTATTTTGAAAAAACGTACCTCTCTTTTGAAATGAAAATGGCCAAGCCCGAACCGGAGATATTCAAGGCAATCATAGAGGATGCCGGTATCGAGCCGAAAGAAACGCTTTTTATTGATGACTCTGAAATGAACTGTAAGACAGCCCAAAATTTAGGAATTTCTACCTATACAGCGAAAGTAGGCGAAGACTGGAGCCATCTTTTCAACCTCAAATAA
- a CDS encoding bifunctional riboflavin kinase/FAD synthetase produces MQIIRDTSAITPEPCVATIGFFDGVHAGHRYLIQQVKEIAAAKGLRSALVTFPVHPRKVMNVEYRPELLTTPEEKISLLADIGVDYCLMLDFTPEISRLTAREFMTQLLKERYQVKYLVIGYDHRFGHNRSEGFEDYVRYGKEIGIEVIRAKAYTSNIEIGNEPNIPVSSSLIRKLLHEGEVSLAAHCLKYEYFLDGIVVGGYQVGRKIGFPTANLRVDDPDKLIPADGVYAVWVTFDGKTYMGMLNIGVRPTIDNGPNRTIEVNILHFHSDIYDKFIRLTFVKRTRPELKFSSIDELITQLHKDAEETETILKK; encoded by the coding sequence ATGCAGATTATACGTGACACATCGGCAATTACCCCGGAACCCTGCGTAGCTACCATCGGTTTCTTTGATGGAGTACATGCAGGACATCGCTATCTGATTCAGCAAGTGAAAGAGATAGCCGCCGCCAAAGGTCTACGCTCTGCATTGGTTACTTTTCCCGTTCATCCCCGAAAAGTGATGAATGTGGAGTATCGTCCGGAACTTCTGACTACCCCCGAAGAAAAAATAAGTCTGCTTGCAGACATCGGGGTAGACTACTGCCTGATGCTTGATTTCACTCCGGAAATTTCCCGGCTCACTGCCCGGGAGTTTATGACACAGTTGCTAAAAGAGCGTTATCAGGTAAAATATCTGGTTATCGGCTATGACCATCGTTTCGGACATAACCGCAGCGAAGGTTTCGAGGATTATGTACGTTATGGAAAAGAAATTGGCATAGAAGTAATTCGCGCCAAAGCGTATACCAGCAATATAGAAATAGGGAACGAACCCAACATTCCGGTGAGCTCTTCCCTGATCCGCAAACTTCTTCATGAAGGAGAAGTTAGCCTGGCCGCCCATTGTCTGAAATATGAATATTTCCTTGACGGGATCGTAGTAGGCGGCTATCAGGTAGGCAGAAAGATAGGTTTCCCAACGGCCAATTTACGGGTGGATGATCCCGATAAACTAATTCCTGCCGATGGCGTATATGCCGTATGGGTAACATTTGACGGGAAAACGTATATGGGGATGCTGAATATAGGTGTCCGCCCGACGATTGACAATGGTCCGAACCGGACGATTGAGGTGAATATCCTCCACTTCCATTCTGACATATATGATAAATTCATCCGGCTTACTTTTGTTAAACGGACACGTCCCGAACTGAAATTCTCCAGTATCGACGAGTTAATAACACAGCTCCATAAGGATGCTGAAGAGACAGAAACAATTCTTAAAAAATAG
- a CDS encoding CPBP family intramembrane glutamic endopeptidase: MKTAIKLVLIDLLIAQIIAPILIMIPCTIYLFVTTGNLDKVTLTQMIMIPAQLAGQIMMGIYLWKAGYISKKKATWLPVSAPYLVCSAIAILTCGFAVSSLMSLLDWIPNIMEQSFNILQSGWGGILAIAIVGPVLEELLFRGAITHALLQQYNPTKAILISALLFGVFHINPAQILPAFLIGILLAWTYYKTGSLIPCILMHVLNNSLSVYLSIKYPEAENMDDLINGTPYLIVLFGSILLFIGIILTMNHLTSQKQQ, from the coding sequence ATGAAAACGGCTATCAAATTAGTATTAATAGACCTTCTCATTGCGCAGATTATTGCTCCAATCCTGATTATGATTCCCTGTACGATCTATTTGTTCGTCACCACGGGAAATCTGGATAAAGTCACTCTGACGCAAATGATTATGATCCCGGCACAACTAGCCGGTCAGATTATGATGGGTATTTATCTATGGAAAGCCGGTTATATCAGTAAAAAGAAGGCAACATGGTTACCTGTGTCAGCCCCTTATCTGGTCTGTAGTGCCATTGCAATCCTAACTTGCGGGTTTGCAGTTTCCTCACTAATGAGCCTGCTGGATTGGATTCCCAATATCATGGAACAATCTTTCAACATTCTCCAATCCGGTTGGGGCGGCATTCTTGCAATAGCCATCGTAGGTCCCGTACTTGAAGAGTTATTGTTTCGCGGAGCCATCACCCACGCTTTACTTCAGCAATACAATCCGACTAAAGCAATTCTGATTTCCGCACTTCTGTTCGGTGTCTTTCATATAAATCCCGCCCAGATCCTTCCGGCTTTTCTGATCGGTATCCTGCTGGCATGGACTTATTACAAAACAGGCAGTCTGATACCTTGTATACTGATGCATGTACTAAACAATTCATTGTCAGTCTATCTTAGCATCAAATACCCCGAAGCAGAAAATATGGACGACCTGATTAACGGTACCCCGTATCTCATCGTCCTATTCGGGTCAATCCTCCTGTTTATCGGTATCATACTGACCATGAACCACCTGACTTCCCAAAAGCAGCAATAA
- a CDS encoding SufE family protein, which translates to MSINELQDEVIAEFSDFDDWMDRYQLLIDLGNEQEPLEEKYKTEQNLIEGCQSRVWLQADDVDGKIVFKAESDALIVKGIIALLIKVFSGHTPDEILNADLYFIDKIGLKEHLSPTRSNGLLSMVKQIRMYALAFKAKEGK; encoded by the coding sequence ATGTCAATTAATGAACTACAAGATGAAGTGATTGCGGAATTCAGTGACTTCGACGATTGGATGGACCGTTATCAATTACTTATTGATCTGGGAAATGAACAGGAACCACTTGAAGAAAAATATAAGACGGAACAAAATCTGATTGAAGGATGCCAGAGCAGGGTATGGCTTCAAGCGGATGATGTGGATGGTAAAATCGTTTTTAAAGCAGAAAGCGATGCTTTGATTGTAAAGGGGATTATTGCCTTGTTGATTAAAGTCTTTTCCGGACATACTCCTGATGAAATCTTAAATGCAGATCTTTATTTTATAGACAAGATCGGACTGAAAGAGCATCTATCGCCAACGCGTAGCAACGGTTTGCTGTCGATGGTAAAACAAATACGAATGTATGCATTAGCATTCAAAGCGAAAGAGGGGAAGTAA
- a CDS encoding M20 family metallopeptidase: MKKKTMIVLMSAFLLLSAFSCGGGNKANSTSEQDEKTVVNVPQFDADSAYLYVKNQVDFGPRVPNTKEHVACGNYLASQLEAFGAQVTNQYADLIAYDGTLLKARNIIGSYKPESKKRIALFAHWDTRPWADNDPDEKNHKTPILGANDGASGVGALLEIARLVNQQQPELGIDIILLDAEDYGAPQFYTGKHKEEFWCLGSQYWARNPHVQGYNARFGILLDMVGGEGSVFMKEGYSEEFAPDINKKVWKAAKKAGYGKTFMDGNGGFVTDDHLFINRLARIKTIDIIPYNQEGDFTPTWHTVNDNMEHIDKNTLKAVGQTVLEVIYNEK, encoded by the coding sequence ATGAAAAAGAAAACTATGATAGTATTAATGAGTGCCTTTTTGTTATTATCAGCATTCTCTTGCGGTGGAGGTAACAAGGCAAATAGTACGAGTGAACAAGACGAAAAGACAGTTGTGAATGTACCTCAGTTTGATGCGGATAGTGCTTATTTGTATGTAAAGAATCAGGTAGATTTCGGACCTCGTGTTCCTAACACTAAAGAACATGTTGCCTGTGGCAATTACCTTGCCAGTCAATTAGAGGCTTTCGGTGCTCAAGTGACTAATCAATATGCTGATTTGATTGCTTATGACGGTACGTTGTTGAAAGCGAGAAACATTATCGGTTCTTATAAGCCGGAAAGTAAAAAGAGAATCGCTTTGTTTGCACATTGGGATACACGCCCATGGGCTGATAACGATCCTGACGAGAAGAACCATAAAACTCCGATTCTGGGTGCAAATGATGGTGCCAGTGGGGTAGGAGCTTTGCTCGAAATAGCTCGTCTGGTCAATCAGCAACAACCGGAATTGGGGATTGATATCATTCTGTTGGATGCAGAGGACTACGGTGCGCCACAGTTTTATACAGGAAAGCATAAGGAGGAATTCTGGTGTCTGGGATCGCAGTATTGGGCACGTAATCCTCATGTACAAGGATATAATGCACGTTTTGGTATCCTGCTCGATATGGTAGGAGGTGAAGGCAGTGTGTTTATGAAAGAAGGGTATTCGGAAGAATTTGCTCCGGACATAAATAAGAAGGTTTGGAAAGCGGCAAAGAAAGCGGGTTACGGAAAGACTTTCATGGATGGAAACGGAGGATTTGTAACAGACGACCATCTGTTCATAAATCGTCTGGCACGTATTAAAACGATCGATATCATTCCCTACAATCAGGAAGGTGATTTTACCCCGACATGGCATACTGTCAATGACAATATGGAACATATTGATAAGAATACGTTGAAAGCAGTCGGTCAGACGGTATTGGAAGTGATTTACAATGAGAAATAA
- a CDS encoding LD-carboxypeptidase, which produces MDIQFPPFLQKGDKVVIVSPSSKIDQQFLKGAKKRMESWGLKVAIGKHAGSSSGRYAGTIKQRLKDLQDAMDDPKVKAILCSRGGYGAVHLIDKIDFTAFCEHPKWLLGFSDITALHNLFQKNGYASLHSLMARHLTVEPEDDLCANYLKDILLGNIPSYMCEKHKLNKQGTAQGVLHGGNMAVAYGLRGTPYDIPAEGTILFIEDVSERPHAIERMMYNLKLGGVLEKLSGLIIGQFTEYEEDCSLGKELYAALADLVKEYDYPVCFNFPVGHVTHNLPLINGAKVELVVGKKNVELKFIC; this is translated from the coding sequence ATGGATATTCAATTTCCTCCCTTTTTGCAGAAAGGTGATAAAGTGGTTATTGTATCACCTTCGAGTAAGATAGACCAACAATTCCTAAAAGGAGCCAAGAAACGGATGGAATCATGGGGCTTGAAAGTGGCTATAGGAAAGCATGCCGGAAGTTCATCCGGAAGATATGCCGGGACAATCAAGCAGCGGCTGAAAGATTTGCAGGATGCGATGGACGACCCTAAAGTGAAGGCTATTCTTTGCAGCCGTGGAGGGTACGGGGCGGTACATTTGATCGATAAAATTGATTTTACGGCCTTTTGTGAACATCCGAAATGGTTACTGGGCTTTAGCGATATAACCGCTTTGCACAATCTGTTTCAGAAAAATGGATATGCTTCCCTTCATTCATTGATGGCACGTCATCTTACGGTGGAACCGGAAGACGATCTTTGTGCGAACTATCTGAAGGATATTCTATTGGGAAATATTCCTTCTTACATGTGCGAGAAGCATAAACTGAACAAGCAGGGGACGGCACAAGGCGTTTTGCATGGCGGTAACATGGCGGTAGCCTACGGTTTGCGTGGCACTCCTTATGATATTCCGGCGGAAGGCACTATACTGTTTATTGAAGATGTTAGCGAACGTCCGCATGCCATCGAACGTATGATGTATAATTTGAAACTGGGGGGCGTGTTAGAAAAACTGTCCGGATTGATTATCGGTCAATTTACAGAATATGAAGAAGACTGTTCGTTGGGCAAGGAACTGTATGCTGCTTTGGCAGATTTAGTAAAAGAGTATGATTATCCCGTCTGTTTCAATTTCCCGGTGGGGCATGTGACTCATAATCTCCCGCTTATCAACGGTGCAAAAGTAGAGCTTGTGGTGGGAAAGAAAAATGTGGAACTAAAGTTTATATGTTAA